In the Pseudomonas orientalis genome, one interval contains:
- a CDS encoding type II secretion system F family protein, which translates to MTGAILLCICLILIGLSVRSFQNGLRRARTERVLVRLAEGQPQLVEESDSWSGVERMFLRAGLGKPSDNLGLWLTAWGLGVVLGLIVAGWLGLLVMLLLPPVLLRLYIAWRYQRRIKRMIEQLPPLLDHTVRSLKAGRTLADAVLGGIEVAQDPLKKAMGRVRRNVHLGVSLPESAHDFAEFYERDEFRLFALGLKVNHRYGGNASELLENLIKMIREREQAARQLRALTGETRVTAYVLTALPISMVGYFLAVNPAYLMTMWNDGTGRVLLFVALIMQVLGCFTLWRMLRSV; encoded by the coding sequence ATGACCGGGGCCATCCTGCTGTGCATTTGCCTGATCCTGATCGGCCTGTCGGTCCGCTCATTCCAGAACGGCTTGCGCCGCGCCCGGACCGAACGTGTACTGGTCCGCCTCGCCGAAGGCCAGCCGCAGCTCGTCGAAGAAAGCGATTCCTGGAGCGGCGTGGAGCGCATGTTCCTGCGCGCCGGCCTGGGCAAACCCAGTGACAACCTGGGGCTGTGGCTGACCGCCTGGGGCCTGGGCGTGGTGCTGGGGTTGATCGTCGCCGGCTGGCTTGGCCTGCTGGTGATGCTGCTGTTGCCGCCCGTGCTGCTGCGCCTGTACATCGCCTGGCGTTATCAACGCCGGATCAAACGCATGATCGAACAATTGCCGCCGTTGCTCGACCACACCGTGCGCAGCCTCAAGGCCGGGCGCACCCTGGCCGATGCGGTGCTGGGCGGTATCGAGGTGGCCCAAGACCCGCTGAAAAAAGCCATGGGCCGGGTTCGGCGCAACGTGCATCTGGGGGTCAGCCTGCCGGAGTCCGCCCACGATTTTGCCGAGTTTTACGAGCGCGACGAGTTCCGGTTGTTCGCGTTGGGCTTGAAGGTCAATCACCGCTACGGCGGCAATGCCAGCGAGCTGTTGGAAAACCTGATCAAGATGATCCGCGAGCGCGAGCAAGCCGCGCGCCAGCTGCGCGCCCTGACCGGCGAAACCCGGGTGACCGCCTACGTACTCACCGCGTTGCCCATTTCGATGGTGGGCTATTTCCTGGCGGTCAATCCGGCCTACCTGATGACCATGTGGAACGACGGCACCGGTCGCGTGCTGTTGTTCGTCGCCCTGATCATGCAGGTGCTCGGTTGCTTCACCCTGTGGCGCATGTTGCGGAGCGTATGA
- a CDS encoding CpaF family protein produces MSSEKLFGAPARGLGGNTDHDGLKLVLHRYIIDAIEESGKNLLEGSRQSLAQFVIDKVAEYINRMHLAISRYEMERLAEEIVDELTGFGPLEVLLRDPSVTEILVNGPHRVFIERDGLLHQSDLRFIDAHHVERVMQRILAPLGRRLDESSPMVDARLPDGSRVNAIIPPIALDGPCLSIRKFRKDMLKSSDLVAMQTIDQNIFDFFQEAVGKRCNILISGGTGTGKTTLLNILSQLINPHERLVTIEDVAELQLGHPHVVRLETRPPNAEGHGEVKASDLIRNALRMRPDRIILGEIRGVEVIDVLTAMNTGHDGSMSTVHANNAADALLRLETLVGLTGRVVAEKTLRQMICAALDVVVQLTRLPDGRRCVSEVVEVVGIREDVYVTNTLFRHDRRTGFGFVREAINPAGEKLRRESA; encoded by the coding sequence ATGAGCAGCGAAAAACTCTTCGGCGCCCCCGCGCGAGGCCTGGGCGGCAACACCGACCACGACGGCCTGAAACTGGTGCTGCATCGCTACATCATCGATGCCATCGAAGAGTCGGGGAAAAACCTGCTGGAAGGCTCGCGCCAGTCGCTGGCGCAATTTGTCATCGACAAGGTCGCCGAGTACATCAACCGCATGCACCTGGCGATCTCGCGCTACGAGATGGAGCGCCTGGCCGAAGAAATCGTCGACGAACTGACCGGTTTCGGCCCGCTGGAGGTGCTGCTGCGCGACCCGTCCGTCACCGAAATCCTGGTCAACGGCCCGCACCGGGTGTTTATCGAGCGTGACGGCCTGCTGCACCAGAGCGACCTGCGTTTTATTGATGCGCACCATGTGGAGCGCGTCATGCAACGCATTCTCGCGCCACTGGGGAGGCGCCTGGATGAGTCGTCGCCGATGGTCGACGCGCGCTTGCCCGATGGCAGCCGGGTCAATGCGATCATCCCGCCGATTGCCTTGGACGGGCCGTGCCTGTCGATTCGAAAATTTCGCAAGGACATGCTTAAAAGCAGCGACCTGGTAGCCATGCAGACCATCGACCAGAACATCTTCGATTTCTTCCAGGAAGCGGTGGGCAAGCGTTGCAACATCCTCATCAGCGGCGGGACCGGCACCGGCAAAACCACGCTGCTGAATATTCTCAGCCAGCTGATCAACCCCCATGAGCGCCTGGTCACCATCGAAGACGTGGCCGAACTGCAACTGGGCCATCCCCATGTGGTACGCCTGGAAACCCGCCCGCCCAATGCCGAGGGCCATGGCGAGGTCAAGGCCAGCGACCTGATCCGCAACGCCCTGCGCATGCGCCCCGACCGCATCATTCTCGGCGAAATTCGCGGCGTGGAAGTGATCGATGTACTTACCGCGATGAACACCGGCCACGACGGTTCCATGAGTACTGTGCACGCCAACAATGCCGCCGATGCCCTGCTGCGCCTGGAAACCCTGGTGGGCCTGACCGGCCGGGTGGTCGCGGAAAAGACCCTGCGCCAGATGATCTGCGCGGCGTTGGATGTGGTGGTGCAGTTGACCCGCCTGCCGGACGGTCGTCGTTGCGTCAGCGAAGTGGTCGAAGTGGTGGGCATCCGCGAAGACGTGTACGTGACCAACACGCTGTTCCGTCACGACCGGCGTACCGGCTTCGGCTTCGTGCGCGAAGCGATCAACCCGGCCGGCGAAAAACTGCGCCGCGAATCGGCCTAG
- a CDS encoding pilus assembly protein produces the protein MSDSLSQTFLAITRNTTDLEWLQGALAPLGQVVSAGSGTLDELLALVDVTFASLVFIGLDREHLVAQSALIEGALEAKPMLAIVALGDGMDNQLVLNAMRAGARDFVAYGSRSSEVAGLVRRLSKRLPPVATNTQLGGLSVLYGTQSTSDGALLTSHLALVVQNSGQQTLLLDLGLPRGDSLALLGLESSFNFGDALRHLRRLDTTLINSAFTSAEAGLRILAYAPNDEPLERTSAAELYMLLSALRQHFQHIVVNLAGQPDSEAVRTFVSHCDKLLWCTDQNVLECRRNLAVLSLWREKGMKLDHAWLLVDRYIKSCAPNADALSKSFGLEVIAVLPLSPEVRLNAKNQGQTLFALTPREALTQALKTLGERLAKRLEDANRKSPSRWLERLLGADK, from the coding sequence ATGAGCGATAGCCTGAGCCAGACGTTCCTGGCAATCACCCGCAACACCACCGACCTGGAGTGGCTGCAGGGCGCCCTGGCGCCCCTGGGCCAAGTGGTCAGCGCCGGTAGCGGCACGCTCGATGAATTGCTGGCGCTGGTCGATGTGACCTTCGCCAGCCTGGTGTTCATCGGCCTTGACCGCGAGCACCTGGTGGCCCAGAGCGCGCTGATCGAAGGCGCGCTGGAAGCCAAGCCGATGCTGGCCATCGTCGCCCTCGGTGACGGCATGGACAACCAGTTGGTGCTCAATGCCATGCGCGCCGGGGCGCGGGATTTCGTCGCCTACGGCTCACGCTCCAGCGAAGTCGCCGGCCTGGTACGTCGCCTGAGCAAGCGTCTGCCGCCGGTCGCAACCAACACGCAACTGGGCGGCCTCTCGGTGCTCTACGGCACTCAGAGCACTTCCGATGGCGCACTGCTCACCAGCCACCTGGCGCTGGTGGTGCAAAACAGCGGCCAGCAGACATTGTTGCTCGACCTGGGCCTGCCACGCGGTGACAGCCTGGCGCTGCTGGGCCTGGAAAGCTCGTTCAACTTCGGCGATGCGCTGCGCCACCTGAGACGGCTGGACACCACCCTGATCAACAGCGCCTTTACCTCGGCCGAAGCCGGCCTGCGCATTCTCGCCTACGCGCCCAACGATGAGCCGCTGGAGCGCACCAGCGCCGCCGAGCTCTACATGCTGCTCAGCGCGCTGCGCCAACACTTCCAGCACATTGTGGTGAACCTTGCCGGCCAGCCGGACAGCGAAGCCGTGCGCACCTTTGTCAGCCACTGCGACAAGCTGCTGTGGTGCACCGATCAGAACGTACTGGAGTGCCGGCGCAACCTCGCCGTACTGAGCCTGTGGCGCGAAAAAGGCATGAAGCTCGACCATGCCTGGCTGCTGGTGGATCGCTACATCAAAAGCTGCGCGCCTAACGCCGACGCCCTGAGCAAAAGCTTCGGCCTGGAAGTGATTGCTGTGTTGCCACTGAGTCCGGAGGTACGGTTGAACGCCAAGAACCAGGGACAAACCCTGTTTGCGCTGACACCGCGCGAAGCCCTGACTCAAGCGCTCAAAACCCTGGGCGAGCGCCTGGCCAAACGTTTGGAAGACGCCAACCGGAAATCGCCCAGCCGCTGGCTGGAGCGCTTGTTGGGAGCCGATAAATGA
- a CDS encoding type II and III secretion system protein family protein, with the protein MSRCFVPVFTLKIACALLLSHLSMSLAVAAQGNCASLAQLPAALSVGEGLQQELQSPVAITRLAIGDPKIADVHLNGDRAFLLTGVGPGTTSLMVWTACSTTPRQSMVFVKGKANTALTSLSLSPADDPLLPSQVQTDIRFVEVSRTKLKEASTKILGIGNNFFLGSPNLLFPTPSTFKLPVSADNFNIGFGGGRVSAMINALESSGFAYTLARPSLVAMSGQSATFLAGGEIPVPVPSSGSDTITIEYKEFGIRLTLTPTVIDRNRISLKVAPEVSELDYTNAVVIENIRVPALTIRRTDTSVSLADGESFVISGLISSNTTTNIGKFPGLGDIPILGAFFRDSSVRREDKELLMIVTPHLVQPLAANARLPSLPGEKMRNYDPNWYRLFFLENGNFDRLNGLSQ; encoded by the coding sequence ATGAGCCGATGTTTCGTACCGGTGTTCACGCTGAAAATCGCCTGTGCCCTGCTGCTCTCGCACCTGTCCATGAGCCTGGCCGTGGCCGCTCAGGGCAATTGCGCCAGCCTTGCACAACTGCCCGCCGCGTTGTCGGTTGGCGAGGGCCTGCAACAGGAACTGCAATCGCCCGTGGCGATCACGCGCCTGGCCATTGGCGATCCGAAAATCGCCGACGTTCATCTCAATGGCGACCGGGCCTTCCTGCTCACCGGCGTCGGCCCCGGCACCACCAGCCTGATGGTCTGGACCGCCTGCTCGACCACCCCGCGCCAGAGCATGGTTTTCGTCAAGGGCAAGGCCAATACCGCCCTGACCAGTCTGTCGCTGTCGCCAGCCGATGATCCGCTGCTGCCCAGCCAGGTACAGACCGACATCCGCTTCGTCGAAGTCAGCCGTACCAAACTCAAGGAGGCCAGCACCAAGATCCTCGGCATCGGCAACAACTTTTTCCTGGGCAGCCCGAACTTGCTGTTCCCCACACCCAGCACCTTCAAACTGCCGGTGAGCGCGGACAACTTCAATATCGGCTTTGGCGGTGGGCGCGTCTCGGCGATGATCAATGCCCTGGAAAGCAGCGGCTTCGCCTACACCCTCGCCCGGCCAAGCCTGGTGGCCATGAGCGGACAAAGCGCAACCTTTCTCGCCGGGGGTGAAATACCGGTGCCAGTACCGAGCAGCGGCAGCGACACCATCACGATCGAATACAAGGAATTCGGCATCCGCCTGACCCTCACCCCGACCGTGATCGACCGCAACCGTATTTCCCTCAAGGTGGCGCCGGAGGTCAGTGAACTCGACTACACCAACGCCGTGGTCATCGAAAATATCCGCGTGCCGGCCCTGACCATCCGCCGCACCGATACCAGCGTGTCCCTGGCCGATGGCGAAAGCTTTGTGATCAGCGGCCTGATCAGCAGCAACACCACCACCAACATCGGCAAGTTCCCGGGTTTGGGTGACATCCCGATCCTGGGGGCGTTCTTTCGCGATTCCTCGGTCAGGCGCGAAGACAAGGAGCTGCTGATGATCGTCACGCCGCATCTGGTGCAACCGCTGGCGGCCAACGCCCGGTTGCCATCGTTGCCTGGTGAAAAAATGCGCAACTACGACCCGAACTGGTACCGGCTGTTCTTCCTGGAAAATGGCAATTTCGACCGGCTCAACGGGCTGTCCCAATGA